A window from Mya arenaria isolate MELC-2E11 chromosome 9, ASM2691426v1 encodes these proteins:
- the LOC128245544 gene encoding coiled-coil domain-containing protein 115-like: protein MAEVESNLQTVCEQLDNIVIQVFSTLSDLYAEQARLEASLKSGFLNMSRARYTMGVKSVSMDQCDENNMSAVVKVKVTPENQLKSYNPDLDIESQFSDLDLEGKIPDTESNLRKRNVRKPERDYYEKKDSHIEEFINKAGENGVELKDLSDKTRKKVFDPIKWFGVLVPTTLRQSQSDFKATVDAVVTVANLKIKLQELQKEYKELMLKKEELS, encoded by the exons ATGGCAGAAGTTGAAAGCAATCTGCAGACCGTCTGTGAACAGCTGGACAACATTGTGATCCAGGTGTTTTCAACGCTTTCAGACTTGTACGCTGAACAGGCGAGATTGGAAGCTTCGTTGAAGAGTGGCTTCCTAAACATGTCCCGAGCAAG ATACACCATGGGAGTTAAATCTGTGAGCATGGATCAGTGTGATGAAAACAACATGTCAGCTGTggtcaaggtgaaggtcactCCAGAAAACCAGCTGAAGAGTTATAACcctgaccttgacattgaatcTCAATTtagcgaccttgaccttgaaggtaAAATTCCTGACACTGAGTCGAATCTACGGAAAAGAAATGTGAGAAAGCCGGAAAGAGATTATTATGAAAAGAAGGACTCTCATATTGAAGAATTTATTAACAAAGCTGGTGAGAATGGAGTAGAACTAAAAGACCTTAGTGATAAAACCAGGAAGAAAGTGTTTGATCCAATAAAATGGTTCGGTGTTCTGGTGCCAACAACTTTGAGGCAAAGTCAATCAGACTTTAAGGCAACTGTAGATGCGGTTGTTACTGTTGCTAACTTGAAAATAAAGCTGCAAGAATTGCAAAAGGAATATAAAGAACTTATGTTGAAAAAGGAAGAACTGAGCTGA
- the LOC128245819 gene encoding BPTI/Kunitz domain-containing protein-like, with amino-acid sequence MSGIQYAGPKISDKTDAIPKLIGILDASPRISDNSEASPKISVCTEPKKVGPCKGAIPRYYYNSSTETCKDFLWGGCKSNGNNFGTLMDCEDTCITCRLPKKKGRCRGRFPRWYFNAARNQCRRFFYGGCGRNANNFRTKYACMRVCVA; translated from the exons ATGAGTGGTATTCAGTATGCCGGTCCTAAAATAAGCGATAAAACGGACGCCATTCCTAAACTAATCGGTATTCTGGATGCTAGTCCTAGAATAAGCGATAATTCGGAGGCTAGTCCTAAAATAAGCG TATGCACGGAGCCGAAAAAGGTCGGTCCATGCAAAGGTGCTATACCAAGATATTATTACAACTCCTCAACGGAGACATGTAAAGACTTCCTTTGGGGAGGATGCAAATCAAACGGCAACAACTTTGGAACGCTAATGGACTGCGAGGACACATGCATCACGTGCAGGCTGCCGAAGAAGAAGGGGCGGTGCCGAGGGCGCTTTCCCCGTTGGTATTTTAATGCCGCCAGAAACCAGTGCCGTAGATTCTTCTACGGGGGCTGCGGGCGCAACGCCAACAACTTCCGGACAAAATATGCCTGCATGAGGGTGTGTGTGGCGTAA